agagagatatgggcttctcaacaggaaatgtggttgtacaaatgaagatggaactacttgaagatatgttcagtctagaggaacatctacttggaatctggaaaatgttaaatctcatccagaacttttctgctatttactttgcatgtatgtttatatctttttcttatttgttagttgagttatcctctaggtatttgcgtgttattgtctaacaaacaaatagggggagattgtaagtcatatgtcatagcctatttgtatattcgaggattcaactcaactcaaataagaatgtaataagtaaatagtggatctaccgtcagagagatctcgcaaagtaatatctgtcaaaggattcagaaacaaggttcatctacagacttgaggagttaattcactggaagaagttcaagaagttgatcatgcctcagtgatataaatcaagatcgtggatttaatcaagtgacagagatctcgtcagagtatcattaattacaaggatttaatctgaagaaaatcaaagtgtcaaagtcaatacatgaagaaacgtcacggaagttagtcactcatgaaccagacagtacatcgagtgtcaacattgaagtggtggaattgattcataattctcagtgattttcagaagattgtcagaagaatggatgttgctcagggttagtattaattttctattaattaattaagtcatataatttaattaagaaaataaattatatctgcaaagattaatttattgattaattgaattaattgattaattaatccagaattaatattaagattttcagaattcttatttggttaaaatctgttttaattctaaaaagacaactgattgtactagtatgacaatcggtatgacaattgatagtcataccgaaagtcatgctaattcagttgagtgtcttgatagaattattatttagattaaaatcacttattaattcagcaagacaattcatttgaattaatatgactatcggtatgacaatcaatagtcatactgaaagtcttgctagttcattttgattgtcttgctagctctaaagattgtcacaccgaaagtcttactgagcaaatgattgtcataccagatcaattttccattcggctgtttgataaaagcagcagaagaccAAGTCATTAAAAAAAACATATAGAAAACatccaagaacaaaaagaaagcagccgccttgaaacatttcattcttcatctgcaaatcatcaagattaaattctagtttgttaatgttaaattcaaccactagaattatttatcttgttcttgtgtaacaatctagcggatcaaaatccctagaacttaatctcaaatcgcgtttagtatttgattctaattattgcaaaaatagaaaaagttcatgtcgaatttattctagatttgtgataattgatttgagattaataccttgtaatcgatacagttgttgtaacatctttcaagtttaataatatttttatttaacttgaattttgtttcacattttttttattccgcatttattcgattatttggtactgtttgtattcaacccccccttctacaaacacattgggatcCAACAGCAATGGGCTTCTTAACGGCGGGGCTAGACCCCTATAAAGATAAAAAGCTTCGCTCATCTCTTTACGATTTTCCCCCAAAATCCCTGAACGATATATATGTAAGAGGCGAGAATATTCGCCGAAAGATGGAAAGTATTGAGGGGTATAAAGAGTCAAGGAGGGATGACCGATCAAAGCGAGCCGACAGATATGAGGGCTCAAGATCAGGATTTGACCAGAGGGATAGCAAGAAAGAAGGAAGGAAAGAAGCAGATCGTGGGGCCGAACGTCGTCGAGATAGAGATTCGGCCGTGTTCACTCCTTTGAACGCGCCGatctccaagattctccatgaAATAAAGGGCAAGCCATGGTTCGTTCGCCCCGCCAAGATGAAGGTCCCGAACCACAAGAAAAACCCCGATAAGTACTGCGACTATCACAGGGATAAGGGGCATAACACCGATGAGGGCTATCATCTCAAAAAGCTCATTGAGCGCATGATCAAAGACGGCGAGCTTAATCAATTCGTCTGAGATCTGAGAGATAGGTTGGGCCCGAAGGAAAACCCAGAGGAGGAAATAGAGGCCGATGAGCCAGAGCAAAGGGACAGGGTAAGGGGCGAAGTAAAAACTATATCTGGGGGGAGCATCCTGGATAAGGATAGTAAGACAGCAAAAAAGAAGTATGCCCGGCAGGTGTACAACTTGTATCAGTTCGGACAAGCCAAGCCCCATATGCTCATGACCTTCAGCACCGAAGACTACGAGGATGTCATTCGCCCGCACGAGGATCCTCTAATCATCAATCCTATCATTAGGCAGAATAAAATATGGAAAGTAATGGTGTATACAGGCAGTTCGGCCAACATACTGTTCCACAAAACCTACTGCAAGATGAACTTGGCTGGAGAGCAACTAGAGCCCTGCAACGAGGCTCCCCTTTATGCCATCGGAGGGCATCCCATTCAGTTCGAAGGCACGATTACTCTACCAGTCCTCCTTGGCAAGTTGCCATATACCGTTGAAATGCTGGTGAAGTTCTATGTAGTTCGGATCGAAAGCCCGTACAATACCATATTCGGCAGGCCCTTCTTATCGACCTTTGAAGCAGTGGAGTCTATACCTCACCTTAAACTTAAGTTCCCCACTGAGAAAGGGGTAGAAGAAATGAGAGGCGATCAGAAAACCGCCCGAATCATAATGCTCGAAGACCTTGAGAGGGATCAGGAATATGAAGGACCAGATGGAACCGGGAAGAGGAAGCGGGCAGAGTCCGAACCCAGCGGAAGCAGGGAAACATTGAACATCGAGTTGGAAAAGTTTGGGGCCGATCTCTCGAGCCCAATTGTCGAACCCGCAGCAGAGACCGAAGAAGTGGAATTGTATGCGGGCCATTCGGGAAAGATGGTTCAAATTGGAAAAAGCATGGGGGCGGATCTGAAGGCAAAGGTAATAGATGTCATTCGGCAATACCATGATGTGTTCGCCTGAGGGCCGAAAAACATGCCCGGATTGGATCCCAAGACGGCAACGCACTGCTTGAATGTGCAGCTCGAGGCCAAGCCGGTAAAGCAAAGGAAGAGGACATTTGCAGTCGAACGACAGAAGGTAATAGAAGCCGAAGTGGAAAAATTGTTAGAAGCCAAATTTATCGAGGAAATTGAGTATCCCGACTGGTTAGCCAACGCGGTGGTTGTCAAGAAGTCAAATGGGAAATGGAGGATGTGCGTGGATTATACGGACCTCAACAAAGCATGTCCGAAAGATCATTATCCCTTGCCTAACATCGACCAATTGATAGACGCAACGGCAGGATATGAGGTACTCAGTTTTTTGGACGTTTTTTCTGGTTATCATCAAATTTCAATGAATGACAGGGATGTGcccaagacagcattcataaCTCCGAAGGGGACTTATGCTTATATTAAAATGCCCTTCGGATTGAAGAACACTGGAGCCACATTCCAGCGAATGGTGAACAAGGTCTTTAAAGAGCAGATTGGAAGGAACATGAAAGCATATGTGGATGATATGATAGTAAAATCACTATTCCAAGACCATGCCGAAGACCTAAAAGAATGCTTCGAAATGCTCCGAAAGAACAACATGAGGATCAATCTGAATAAATGCACCTTCGGAGTCTCTAGTGGAAAGTTTCTCGGGTACATGGTCAGCGCCCGGGGAATAGAGGCGAACCCAGAGAAGATCAAAGCAGTTATTAATATGGAGCCTCCCAAATGCATCAGAGACATCCAGAAATTGACGGGCCGGCTCGCCGCTCTTTGACGTTTCATTTCCCGGTCAGCCGAAAAGGCACTTCCCTTATTCGCCGTGCTTAAAGGGTCAAAGAATTTTGAGTGGGGGCCCGAATGTCAAAAGGCGTTCGAAGAAGTAAAAGAATATTTGACAAAGGCACCACTCTTGATGAGGCCCGATCCGAAGGAAACTCTTCAGCTTTATCTATCCGTGTCCGACAGAACTCTGGGGGTCATCCTTGTGAATAACTACGAAGGTAATCAGCATCCCGTGTTCTACATGTCCCATGTCCTCAAGGATGCAGAGACAAGGTACCCCAACGCCGAAAAATTCACATAGGTTGGTTATAACCTCCCGAAAATTGCGACATTATTTCCAAGGCCGTACAATCCAAGTTGTCACCAGCCAACCTCTGAAGAAGATTTTGACTAGGCCAGAAGCCTCTGGAAGAGTCGTAGCATGGTCCATCGAACTTGGGGAATTTGATATCGAGTACGTTCCCCGAACAACAATTAAGGCCCAGGATTTGGCCGACTTCATGGTTGAATGCACATTCTCGGGCCCGAAGGATCTTTCACCTGATGAACAACTAATCCGGATCACAGGGAAGTGGAAACTTTTTATCGATGGGTCGGTAGCCGGAAAAAAGTGTGGAGTCAGCTTGATCCTCTCCAGCCCCGAAGGATTCGAGATATGCCAAGCCATAAGATTCGACTTCCCTTTGACAAATAATGAGGCTGAATATGAGGCCCTCCTCGCAGGGATGAAGCTGGCCCAAAGCCTCGAGGCGAAGTACCTAAGGGCCTTCAGTGACTCCATACTGGTTGTAAAGCACTTCACGGGGGAATATGAGCAAAGGGATCCCCGAACGAAAGCCAATGCTTCCAAGGTACGTGATGCTTCCTTATCatttgaaacctttgaactaagTCAAATTGGCAGAGAGAACAATTCTAGGGCAGACGCCCTTTCCAGGCTAGCTTCGGCCGAGACACAGAACTTAACTGGTTCTATTTACCTCACCGAAGCCAAGACGCCCTCGATTGAGAAGAAAGAATGTCTTGAAATCCACCAGGGGAGCGACTGGATGACCCCCCTCAGGAACTTTCTGGACAAAGACATTCTACCACCCGACCGAAAGGAAGCGCTGAAAATTAAATACAGAGCATCGAACTACACAATAATTAATGGACGGATGTATTGTCGGTCGGTCAGTCAACCCCTTCTGCGATGTTTGAACAACGAAGAACAATAACAAGCTCTGGAGGCAGTGCACGAAGGGATTTGCGGTGAACACCTGGCTGGTCGGTCGCTCGCCTTTAAAATTCTCCGACAGGGATTCTTTTGGCCCACTCTGAAAGCCGATGCCAACAACTATGCAAAAAGGTGTGTACAGTGCCAGTTGTTCACCACTATCCCGAAACAACCCCTAGAAGAAATGACCTCTGTATTAAGCCCTATTACATTCGATGTATGGGCCGTGGACATAGTCGGTATACTACCAACTAGCACGAAGCAAGCGAAGTACTGCATAATCGCCATCGACTACATGACCAAGTGGGTCGAAGCCCGTCCTCTGTCATCCATAACCGAAGAAGCCGCAAAAAAGTTCTTCCTCGAACAGGTCATTCTCTGATTTGGCATTCTGAAAATGTGCATCTCAGATAATGGAACTCAGTTTATTGGGAACAAATTATGCAAGTTTCTGTACCATTTCGGGATCGAATAGAAATTTAGCTCAGTTGCTCACCCGCAAGGAAATGGGGCAATCGAAGCGGCAAATAAAGTGATATTTCGAGGGATAAAAAAGAGGTTGGGCGAGTCCAAAGGAAGATGGGCGGAAGAACTCCCTTGGATCTTATGGGCTTACCGAACCACCCCTAGGACATCAACGGGAGAAACTCCTTTCAGAATGGCCTATGGAACCGAGGCCCTAGTTCCTGTCGAAGTGGGCTTGGAATCGTACCGAACCGAGACCTAGAATGTGGAAACTAACAGCTTCGGGTTGAAGGCGAACGTAGACTTACTGGAGGAGGAAAGAGAAGCTGCACATCAAAGGAACATGAGATATTTACTACAAGCGGCACAACACTATGACTCCAATATGAAGAAAAGGTCCTTCGGAGTAGGAGACCTAGTCCTAAGGGAGTTGGCTGCATCCATGCCGGCCAAACAAGGAAAACTCCAGCCTAACTGGGAAGGGCCCTATAAGGTGACCGAGGTCGTTCGTCCCGGAACATACAAGCTCGAAACATTGTCAGGCGAAACAATCAAAAACACCTGGCACGCCAGTCGCCTTCGAAAATTTTATCAGTAAGAAATTTCCTGAAAGTTTGTATTTGAATTACATGAGAAGAATGTAAACAATTTGACTATAAATAAAGATGCATTTCATGTCAAATTTCTTTATTTGCACGTGCCGCGGCCGCCAAGTATTATCTGAGGGCGATCCCGAAGAAGATAAACCCCTCGGCCGCCGCCCATGTCTAATTTGTTAATTGAACACGACGTAAGGGGCAATCGCCCAAAATTCGAACATCCTTCACTACACTATTATGACTCAATTTAAACATGGTACACACGAATTAAGGACCTTAAGGGGCAATCCTAGAATAACGCCCTGTCATTCGTCTCCCCTCATTCATTTGATACTAAAAAGGCCGAAGGAACCCCTGTCCCGGGACAATCAAAAGAAGAACATGGTCCTTCGCCTCAATCATATGTTCTAAAAAGGACCCAAATCCAGGTCTAGGGGCGATCCCGAAGAAGACCTCCTCTTGGACGAACGAACCATGACATGCTGATCTAGGGGCGATCGCTGAAAGATCAGCATCCCCATTCCTCCGCCTAAATCCAGTAAAAGGATTAACAGCCCGAAGTCACCTTCGGCCATTAACCCTTGGGGCCGTAGGGGTAGTAAGGCAGCAGTTCATCAAGATCGTTAAGGCGAATGAATAAGCCGAAGAtacgattcattttattaaaattgttaaaattGTTAAGGCAGATAAAGCCGAAGATACAATTCATTAAGATCGTCAAGGCGAATGAATAAGCCGAAGAtacgattcattttattaaaattattaaaattgttaaggCGGATAAAGCCAAAGATAAAATTCATTAAGATCGTTAAGGCGAATGAATAAGCCGAAGATACgattcattttttaaaaattgttaaaattgttaaggcggatgaagccaaagatacaattcattttattaaaaaagatcgttaaggcgaatgaataagccgaagatacgattcattttattaaaaatgatgcCGAAGAAACGATTCATTAAAGTTGTTAAAGCGAATAAAGCCGAAGATACAATTCATTTCATTAAAATCGTTAAGGCATCAATAATGCTGAAGAGGCGATTCGTTTTAATTGTTAAGGCGGATGAAGCCGAAGATACAACTATTAAAAGCAGTAAATAAGACAGTGCTAACGAAAGATGAAAGATGCATTAAAATATAAAAGCCCAAAGGCTAGTTAAATTACAAAAGCTCGAAGGCAGGAGTACCAATTACAAAAAGCAGGAGTACcgattaaaaaaaataaaaatacaagtaaAAAAGATGAACGAAGAATGTCGCTGCAAGAGTTGGGTATGACCATGGAAACACCAACGGCAAACTTCACAACAAGATCATCTTCCGTCATGTCAAGCACCTCAGTGCTGAAGGCTTAGGCATAAGGGTCTTCATCCGAGAGCTCTTCGTCTTCGCCGGAGCAGACATGAGGGACTTCGACTGCTGGCCTACCGATAGGATCCTCCAGGCTATCATCCAGCAACTGCTTATAATCCCAGTTCAGGCCATGAGCCTTCTCCAGGACATAGTCAGCGCCGAACTGGAAGCAACGCTCCTCCGTCCGGTCCAGCTGCTTCTGCTTCTTCCGAAGCTCCTTTCAGGACCTCTTCAGCTGGACGTTCCGATGGGAGATTCTCTGGTTCGCCTTCTCCAATTCATTCTCCAGTTGGGATCTGTCCTCCTTCAGCGCAGTGGCCTCGACCTCGTTCTGGGCTTTCGCCCTTACGAGTTCCTCCTCGGCCGTCGTGGCCCTCCTCTCCAACTCCTTCACCTCGGCCATCCGAGTCTCCATGTCCTCAACTTTATCCTCCACGGCTGCGGCCCAAGGAGGAGCTTGCAAAAAGACAAGACAAAAAACATTACTAAAAGGTGTCGAAGAGAAAAAGACGGGCgaaaaataaaaaggagagaaatTAAAATACGTACCAGGGACAGGAAGGACAGAAGCTCCGTACAGGCCTCGGTAGAAGAGACCGAAGCGAAGGTCGGAAGATCGACTGGAAGCTGGAGTCCGTGGCATAGGTCCGAAGCCGCCTCCTTTGTGGATTGCCCGGCCGGGTACACAATGTGGTCGGACGTGAGCACGccctgttggattttaaacgcagcgggggcatggcaaaacacttttacacatataaaatccaaataaaagcatataaatcgtgaataaaaattcgagggatcgaatctaaccttttaaaataattcggagacaacgatcagagatccttagcaattgctcctcaagtgtgaagcactccaccggtatccaccaagaaaacgatgttaaggaggaggaaggaagtggagagaattgggttttccaaactttttgggttttcgggtttcgatggggttcgaataaaattagggtctataatagtgtatttataggcaaaattttcagctgaaattttcccataaatattattattattatcccatttattattctcattaataattaaaacaccttttaatcattaattctttttctaaacactttagaaataattctctctcttgatttaatttcccaaaaattaaatccttaattaataatattaagaatttttcttaattaatttataatcaattaaatctcatttaatcaattatcaaatttgccaattaattatttatttcacaaataaataattatttagccattattaattaattcctccaccattaaatcattctctttttatggtgtgaccctgtaagttcaatattaagccggtagtagaaataaataataataaaactattttatcattatttatataaattctctaatttattaaatatgattaattaattaatcacatttattctacatcgtgagggatacttctcagcatatcgcgactatccggataatatgaattcactgcttagaataccaagaacctattcagtgaatagctaccgtacaataaactccttctatcctacaatgttccgattaaatacaaggcatggatctcgtgtcaagtctatctaattcaatcacttgcttaccatttactatgcgtagttctatgcaaattagaaactcctttctaatttcattcactctggccagagatttctgaactagcataagtggatcagccttgaacattcgcttccttcactggaaggggtagatcctttattgatcatacactatcttcgtgtacaaattcctatacccagaagagccctaataattgtccctggagactaagaactaaaccaaagcatagttcagtgtacacaagatgactatgatgacctcaagtctaaggatacttgtacaactatcactatgtgaacaactgctgacacgtgagtgaactccatcagttgttcagccgtgcgagtcatgttcagtgaacttattctataataagcacctacatactagctatagtgtcaccacacaaatgtctatgagaacagacatccttcataatgaagcaagcatagtatgtaccgatctttgcggattattaattaccagttagtaatcctatgaccaggaactatttaagtttagagttatcatctttttaggtctcactattatgatctcatcataatccataaaaagctttactctaaactatggtatatcttatttaaacacttaaatagataaagcccgtaataaaaataaaacaagtctttattaatatcaatgaaatcaaaacagattacataaaagttattcctaaatcctaatacatgattggacttaggacatattcctttcaatctcccacttgtactaaagccaatcactctggtatctaatacccatcttgtctttatgacgatcaaagtgactttcagaaagtagctttgtgagtgggtctgctatgttgttatgtgtgtcaactctatttcaatacaatacaagaaatgttaccgcgctcccac
The sequence above is drawn from the Apium graveolens cultivar Ventura chromosome 2, ASM990537v1, whole genome shotgun sequence genome and encodes:
- the LOC141686099 gene encoding uncharacterized protein LOC141686099 encodes the protein MQRQGTPTPKNSHRLVITSRKLRHYFQGRTIQVVTSQPLKKILTRPEASGRVVAWSIELGEFDIEYVPRTTIKAQDLADFMVECTFSGPKDLSPDEQLIRITGKWKLFIDGSVAGKKCGVSLILSSPEGFEICQAIRFDFPLTNNEAEYEALLAGMKLAQSLEAKYLRAFSDSILVVKHFTGEYEQRDPRTKANASKVRDASLSFETFELSQIGRENNSRADALSRLASAETQNLTGSIYLTEAKTPSIEKKECLEIHQGSDWMTPLRNFLDKDILPPDRKEALKIKYRASNYTIINGRMYCRSVSQPLLRCLNNEEQ
- the LOC141686105 gene encoding uncharacterized protein LOC141686105, whose product is MTSVLSPITFDVWAVDIVGILPTSTKQAKYCIIAIDYMTKWVEARPLSSITEEAAKKFFLEQKFSSVAHPQGNGAIEAANKVIFRGIKKRLGESKGRWAEELPWILWAYRTTPRTSTGETPFRMAYGTEALVPVEVGLESYRTET